The Pirellulimonas nuda genome includes a region encoding these proteins:
- a CDS encoding VHS/ENTH/ANTH domain-containing protein, with translation MRLLLAIIGYLCTATVIAAAAGFGYLWQSGRIDDEKAFRIVAIVHDVDLQKIEDERNEKPEVPAGEASLAEMARGRELLARDYEVKQEALRRGRQEFDHRLQKLTEATRRFEQTAQRVRVELEKQGEVSTKQAVDDVVRHLESVTPDVAKDLLLRVLNEPDGMTDVILLLDSMSPSKLKKVLQTFQSEEDLENLHAIHKLLLDGGPAADVLRQALGEINSLESVNP, from the coding sequence ATGCGTTTGCTGCTCGCCATCATCGGCTACCTCTGCACCGCCACCGTCATCGCGGCGGCGGCCGGGTTCGGCTACCTGTGGCAGAGCGGACGGATCGACGACGAAAAGGCCTTCCGCATCGTTGCGATTGTTCACGACGTCGACCTGCAGAAGATCGAGGACGAGCGGAACGAGAAGCCGGAGGTCCCTGCCGGCGAGGCGTCTCTTGCGGAGATGGCTCGGGGCAGGGAGCTGCTGGCCCGGGACTACGAGGTAAAACAAGAGGCGCTGCGTCGCGGCCGGCAGGAGTTCGACCACCGCCTCCAGAAGCTCACCGAGGCGACCCGCCGCTTCGAGCAGACGGCGCAGCGTGTGCGTGTCGAGCTGGAAAAGCAGGGTGAGGTCTCTACCAAACAAGCGGTGGACGACGTCGTTCGGCACCTGGAATCGGTGACCCCCGACGTCGCCAAGGACCTGCTGCTGCGTGTGCTCAACGAACCAGACGGCATGACCGACGTGATCTTGCTGCTCGACTCGATGAGCCCCTCGAAGCTGAAGAAGGTGTTGCAAACCTTCCAGAGCGAGGAAGACCTAGAGAACCTGCACGCCATCCACAAGCTGCTGCTCGACGGCGGCCCGGCGGCCGACGTCCTGCGACAAGCGCTCGGCGAGATCAACTCGCTCGAATCGGTTAACCCGTGA
- the fliJ gene encoding flagellar export protein FliJ, protein MKPYRFRLETLLDLRKQRRDEMRARVAEAQRAVDVIDSQRAKLDSEAAQVRASARSLFDDGVFNVNRALEVSRYELLLKAQVDDLDRKAELLNDEVEVRRQAAVVADRDVRALELLDERRREEHRRAARRAEARAMDEAAGVAAARRMMREAT, encoded by the coding sequence ATGAAACCCTACCGCTTCCGCCTGGAAACGCTCCTCGACCTCCGCAAGCAGCGGCGGGACGAGATGCGCGCGCGGGTCGCCGAAGCGCAGCGGGCGGTAGACGTGATCGATAGCCAACGCGCCAAGCTCGACAGCGAGGCCGCCCAGGTGCGGGCGTCGGCTCGATCGTTGTTCGACGACGGCGTGTTCAACGTGAACCGCGCGCTGGAGGTGAGCCGCTACGAACTGCTGCTCAAGGCGCAGGTAGACGACCTCGACCGCAAGGCGGAGCTGCTGAATGACGAGGTCGAGGTCCGTCGCCAGGCGGCGGTCGTGGCCGATCGCGACGTGCGGGCCCTGGAACTGCTAGACGAGCGGCGCCGGGAAGAGCACCGCCGGGCGGCGCGGCGTGCAGAAGCGCGGGCGATGGACGAGGCCGCCGGCGTCGCTGCGGCGCGCCGGATGATGAGGGAGGCTACCTAA
- a CDS encoding FliI/YscN family ATPase yields the protein MHTPVLSPDALTLALTGSVCETVGAAVAVADFPAPIGAVVEIHRQAETPLRAEVVGFRSGRTIVLPFQNAAGLRPGARVRLVRTRTTLRVGDGLLGRVVDAHGHAIDGMPQPVLSGRVPIDREPPSAVERPRIDAALSTGVRAIDGMLTCGRGQRLGVFAGSGVGKSMLLGMMARYTEADVTVIGLVGERGREVNEFIERDLGPEGLARSVLVVATSNEPALVRQRAAFTATAIAEHFRDQGKNVLLLVDSITRLAMASREIGLAAGEPPATRGYPPSTFALLPKLVERAGRTCHGSITAYYSVLVEGDDPDEPIADAVRGLLDGHVWLSRKLAGRGHFPAIDLLSSISRLMQQVTGPEQQEAARVMRQVLAAQQENEDLIAIGAYRKGSNPWVDAALDRRAEIEALLRQPMDEPTALEDTSRLLCKLAQLCQTKPSPAPPAGNLINR from the coding sequence CGCCGATCGGCGCGGTGGTGGAGATCCACCGTCAGGCAGAAACCCCGCTGCGGGCCGAGGTGGTCGGGTTCCGATCCGGGCGGACCATCGTGCTGCCGTTCCAGAACGCCGCGGGGCTGCGGCCCGGCGCTCGGGTGCGGCTGGTGCGGACGCGCACCACCCTCCGCGTGGGCGATGGCCTGCTGGGCCGGGTTGTCGACGCCCACGGCCATGCGATCGACGGGATGCCCCAGCCGGTGCTCAGCGGACGCGTGCCGATCGACCGCGAGCCCCCCTCGGCCGTTGAACGGCCACGCATCGACGCGGCGCTCTCCACCGGCGTCCGGGCGATCGACGGCATGCTGACCTGCGGCCGCGGCCAGCGGCTAGGCGTGTTCGCCGGCTCCGGCGTCGGCAAGAGCATGCTGCTGGGGATGATGGCGCGCTACACCGAGGCGGACGTTACCGTCATCGGCCTGGTCGGCGAGCGCGGCCGCGAGGTCAACGAGTTCATCGAGCGCGACCTGGGGCCCGAGGGGCTTGCGCGGTCCGTGCTGGTGGTCGCAACAAGCAACGAGCCGGCGCTGGTGCGGCAGCGTGCGGCGTTCACGGCAACGGCGATCGCCGAGCACTTCCGCGACCAAGGGAAGAACGTGCTGCTGCTGGTCGACTCCATCACGCGCCTGGCGATGGCGAGCCGCGAGATCGGCCTCGCCGCCGGCGAGCCGCCGGCGACGCGCGGCTACCCGCCCAGCACCTTCGCGTTGCTGCCAAAATTGGTCGAACGCGCCGGGCGCACGTGCCATGGGAGCATCACCGCCTACTACTCGGTGCTGGTAGAGGGAGACGACCCGGACGAGCCCATCGCCGACGCCGTGCGCGGCCTGCTGGACGGCCACGTGTGGCTGTCGCGCAAGCTGGCCGGGCGAGGCCACTTCCCGGCCATCGACCTGCTGTCGAGCATCAGCCGGTTGATGCAGCAAGTGACCGGGCCCGAGCAGCAGGAGGCGGCCCGCGTCATGCGGCAGGTGCTGGCTGCGCAGCAAGAGAACGAGGACCTGATCGCGATCGGCGCCTACCGCAAGGGCTCGAACCCGTGGGTCGACGCAGCGTTGGACCGACGCGCGGAGATCGAGGCGCTGCTGCGTCAACCGATGGACGAACCAACGGCCCTGGAGGACACCAGCCGGCTGCTCTGCAAGCTTGCGCAGCTATGCCAGACCAAGCCGTCCCCCGCCCCCCCCGCCGGCAACCTGATCAACCGGTAA